DNA from Desulfuromonas sp. AOP6:
CAGTGCACGCTAAATGGCGAAGAAGAGACAGCGTGCCAACCTACAGGTAGGGGGAAAATAGCTTCACTGCGGCATCACGAATTTTTTGCCAGAGTGGCCGGGCATCGATCTTTTCTAGAGTCATGCGGGCAGACCCTTCCCTGACCCGATCAAAGTGGCGAGCCATTTCTTCTACGAAGCTGCGGTCGTAGATCTCCATCGTAAATTCGAAATTAAGCCGCAGGCTACGTGGGTCCAGGTTCGCCGAGCCGATCTGGGCATAGTGATCGTCTACCAGCAGCAGCTTGCTGTGCACAAAGGGCGGGGGCTGGTAGTAGACGGCGACACCGTGCTGAAGGAGTTCCCACAGATAAGAGCGGGTGGCCCAATCGACATAGGGAAGATTGTTCTTTTCCGGCAGTAGAATCTCGACCCGGACGCCCCTTAACGCCGCCGTATTGATGGCGAAAATCATCGCCCTGTCGGGAATGAAGTAAGGGGTCATGATGCGCACCCGGCTGCGTGCACAGTTTAGGGCACCAATGAGCAGCCACACCAGCTTTTCAAAATCTTCATTGGGGCCGGCGCTGATGCCTCGACAGAAAGCATGCCCCGCATCGGGTGCCGGAGGATAGGTGATGTTTTTAAAAGGTTCGCGGGTAGCAAAGGACCAGTCCTCCAGAAAAGCCTCCTGCAACTGGCCGACCACAGGTCCTTCCACACAAAAGTGTACGTCTACCACGCGTCCAGGATCCTGGCGTCGCGCCAGGTGACGTTCACCGATATTCATGCCGCCGGTATAACCGGTTTCGCCATCCACCACCAGCAGCTTGCGATGATTGCGCAGGTTGAGATGGATCCCCCGCCCCGATAAAGACGGGGGCAGAAAGCGCACATAGCGCACCTTCGATTTCTTGAACTGCCGGCGGATGGGTGGATACGAATAACGCTCCCCAAGGCCATCGACCAGAACCCGGACATCCACACCACGCTCGGCTGCCACCCTGAGGGCTTCGGCGAATTGAAAGCCGATGCCGTCCGAATCGAATATGTAGGTGGAGAGAAAAATGGTCTGTCGGGCCGCCGCCAGGCTTTGCAGCATGGCGGGATAGGCTTCTTCGCCGTTGTGAAGAGGCGTGATTTTGTTTCCCTGCAGCAGCGGCCGCCGCGTCACCTGGTCAGCCAGCGCCAGCTGGGCACAGAAGTTTTCGAGGCGAAAGGGCTGGTCCATGCCATGGTCGAAGGACCAGGGACACAGCTCGTTTTCACGCCAGAACATCCCCTGACCCCGCAGCTGCCAGTCCTTGGCGGTGGAGCGAATGCGGTTAACCCCGAGCACCCAGTAAAAAAAGGCTCCCACACCCGGCACACCGACGCACAGCACGATCCAAATCAGCGCGGAACGCGGATCGCGTTTATTGAGGAGCGCGTGCCCGGCCGACCAGAGACCGAAAAGCGTCAGTACCCATCCTAGGATCCAATACAGCAAAAGGTCCTCATCAACATGTTGACTGTCATTCTCTTCATCGCAAACTGGTTGCACAGCGCGGACAGGTGAGCATGCTGGTGGAAGGCACCCTGTGTCCGCAGGTCGGGCAGAAGAACCAGTAGCGGCAGTATTTGCACTGAGGTTCGGACACGCCCTGTTTTTTCTTACATTTAGGGCATATACGATACATTTTTTTCTGTTCGAGATAGTCCGCGAAGATCAGGGCACAACGGGGACATTCCCGAGCGTCGCGATTGCGAATTTCGGCACCGCAATTGGGGTTGGGGCATAAAAAAACCGTTTTACAGCCACTGCACCAGTATTTTCCCTTTTTCATTTCCTTACATACGGGGCACTTATCCATGATCAACCTCTTGACTTTATTGTTGCTGCCGAGCCGATATCGGTTATCTCGCGTAAAAAAAGCCGGTCCCTGAAGACCGGCTTGTAGCAGGGCCATTTCTCACGGGGATAAAACTACGATGTCATGGTCCGGTATTTTCCATGGCCCCTCCACTGGAGACAGGAGCCGTCGGAAAAGCACGTTGCTGAACTTGGTACGCTGCTCACTGTGAACCATTCTCCCTTTTTGAAACCTGCCTAAATCGCCGAATTTTGATTATTCTATAGACCTCCGGCCTTGTCAACCGCGACCAGGAAAATCCCTACTGCAGTTTTTCAAGGTTCTCCTTTTTCCCCATGAGGATCATGGCCGAATCGACCTCAAAAACGAAATTGGCCGAGGGAATAAGATGGATACGGTCTGTTAGAATCTCTTTCACCGCGATAACAACGACATCGTGGTGGCGGCGCAAATCGATATCACCGAGACTGCGGCCGACAAACCGGTCAGGTATGGCGACTTCCACGATATCGTAATCGGGGGCCAGGGGAATATGCTCGATCAGGTT
Protein-coding regions in this window:
- the cls gene encoding cardiolipin synthase yields the protein MLYWILGWVLTLFGLWSAGHALLNKRDPRSALIWIVLCVGVPGVGAFFYWVLGVNRIRSTAKDWQLRGQGMFWRENELCPWSFDHGMDQPFRLENFCAQLALADQVTRRPLLQGNKITPLHNGEEAYPAMLQSLAAARQTIFLSTYIFDSDGIGFQFAEALRVAAERGVDVRVLVDGLGERYSYPPIRRQFKKSKVRYVRFLPPSLSGRGIHLNLRNHRKLLVVDGETGYTGGMNIGERHLARRQDPGRVVDVHFCVEGPVVGQLQEAFLEDWSFATREPFKNITYPPAPDAGHAFCRGISAGPNEDFEKLVWLLIGALNCARSRVRIMTPYFIPDRAMIFAINTAALRGVRVEILLPEKNNLPYVDWATRSYLWELLQHGVAVYYQPPPFVHSKLLLVDDHYAQIGSANLDPRSLRLNFEFTMEIYDRSFVEEMARHFDRVREGSARMTLEKIDARPLWQKIRDAAVKLFSPYL